A single genomic interval of Monodelphis domestica isolate mMonDom1 chromosome X, mMonDom1.pri, whole genome shotgun sequence harbors:
- the LOC103101849 gene encoding protein SET-like has product MSAPAAKVSKKELSPNHDEDDEASEKEQQEAIEQIDEVQNEIDRLNEQASEEILIVEQKYNKLRQPFFQKRSELIAKIPNFWVTTFVNHPQVSALLGEEDEEALHYMTRVEVAEFEDIKSGYRIDFYFDENPYFENEVLSKEFHINESGDPSSKATEIKWKSGKDLTNRSSQTQNKAGEKRQHEEPESFFTWFTDHTDAGADELGEVIKDDIWPNPLQYYLVPDMDDEEGEGEGEGEEGEEDDDDDEEEGEDDDDDEEDDDDDEDDDDDDEEEEEGLEDIDEEGDEDEDDEEGEEGEDDEGEDD; this is encoded by the coding sequence ATGTCGGCACCGGCGGCCAAAGTCAGTAAAAAGGAGCTCAGCCCCAACCACGACGAAGACGATGAGGCCTCAGAAAAAGAGCAACAGGAAGCAATTGAACAGATTGATGAAGTACAGAATGAAATAGACAGACTGAATGAGCAGGCCAGTGAGGAAATTTTGATAGTAGAACAGAAATATAACAAACTCCGCCAACCCTTCTTTCAGAAGAGGTCAGAACTGATTGCCAAAATACCAAATTTCTGGGTAACAACATTTGTTAACCACCCACAAGTATCTGCACTGCTGggggaggaggatgaggaggcaCTGCATTATATGACCAGAGTGGAAGTGGCCGAGTTTGAGGATATTAAATCAGGTTAcagaatagatttttattttgatgaaaACCCTTACTTTGAAAATGAAGTTCTCTCCAAAGAATTTCATATTAATGAAAGTGGAGATCCATCTTCAAAGGCCACTGAAATCAAGTGGAAATCTGGGAAGGACTTGACAAACCGTTCAAGTCAGACACAGAATAAAGCTGGCGAAAAGAGGCAGCATGAAGAACCAGAAAGCTTTTTCACTTGGTTCACTGACCATACTGATGCAGGTGCAGATGAATTAGGGGAGGTTATCAAAGACGACATCTGGCCAAATCCTTTACAGTACTACTTGGTTCCTGATATGGATgatgaagaaggggaaggagaaggagaaggagaagaaggagaagaagatgatgacgatgatgaagaagaaggagaagacgACGATGACGATGAAGAAGATGACGATGACGATGAAGATGACGACGATGacgatgaagaagaagaagaaggcctGGAGGACATTGATGAAGAAggtgatgaagatgaagatgacgaggagggagaagaaggagaggaCGATGAAGGAGAAGATGACTAA